TTATTAAACATCCTAAAAGTTCGGTTGAAGACCTTTTGGAATTCGTAAAGGGTCCCGACTTTCCGACCGGCGGCATTATTTATTCCAAAAAAGATATTGCCGCCGCTTACGCCACCGGTAGGGGGCCTATTATCGCCCGCGGCGTAGCCGAAGCGGTTGAGGATAAAAAAGGCCGCGCTCAAATAATAATTACCGAAATTCCGTATCAGGTAAATAAATCAACCCTTCTTGAAAAAATTGCCGAGCTTGTCAGCGAGAAAAAAATTGACGGTATCCGCGACTTACGCGACGAATCGGACAGGGAGGGCATGAGAATTGTCATTGAGCTCAAAAGCGACGCCGCGCCGCAAAAGATTTTGAATAACCTCTACAAGCACACCGATCTTCAAAAAACTTTCCACTTAAACATGCTGGCTTTAGTTGACGAAATCCAACCGCAAGTTCTTTCGCTTAAGGCCGTTTTGGAATATTACCTAAAACACCGAGAAGAAGTGGTGGTGCGTCGCGTAAAATACGATTTGGTAAAAGCGCAAGAGCGAGCGCATATATTAGAGGGCTTAAAAAAAGCGCTTGATTCAATTGATGAAGTAATTAAGGTTATAAAGAAATCGCAAGACAGGAGCGAGGCCTTAAAAAATCTTATAAACAGGTTCAAACTCACGGAAATTCAGGGGAGCGCTATTTTGGAAATGAAACTTGCCACTCTAGCCAATCTTGAAAGAAAAAAGATTGAAGATGAACTTATTGAAAAGGTAAAATTGATTAAAGAATTGACCCTTATTTTAAAAAGCCGCGAAAAAATACTGGAAATAATTTATCAAGAGCTTCAGGCAATAAAAGAAAAATATAACGACCAGAGAAAAACGAAAGTTATGGCCTCGTCTCTGGGCGAATTCAGAGAAGAAGATTTGGTACCGCTTGAAGAAGCTGTCGTAGTCTTAACCGAATCCGGATACATTAAAAGAATGAATCCCTCTCTAGTCCGCTCACAGCATCGCGGCGGCAAGGGCATGACCGGAATGTCTACAAAAGAAGAGGACGCTGTCACCCACTTTGTTTCAGCAAAAACCCACGATAACGTTTTGTTCTTCACCAACACCGGCCGCGTTTTCCAAACTAAGGTCTGGGAAATTCCGGAGGCCAGCCGGCAATCGCGCGGCAAAGCCGCAGTAAACTTTTTGGCCTTGAGCGGCGATGAAAGAGTTAACGCGATTCTGACATACAACGAAAAACAGCTAAAGGAGAAGGGCACTGAAAAGTTCTTGGTGATGGCAACCAAGAGCGGACTAGTCAAAAAAACACCGATCGCCGACTTCGGTTCGGTTCGTCATTCCGGCCTCATTGCCATAAAACTTAAGAAGGGCGACTCTCTCAAGTGGGTAAAAGGCTCTTCGGGCGAAGACCAAATAATTTTTGTAACTATGCTCGGGCAAGCGATAAGATTTTCGGAAAAAGACGCGCGGCCATTGGGGCGGGCGACAGCCGGAATGCATGGCATCCGCCTGCATCAGGGCGACGAAGTTGTCAGCATGGATGTAATAACCGCCTCGGCCGCAAAAGACCAAAACACCAAATTCTTGGTGATTATGGAAAACGGTTTCGGCAAAAAAACATTCATTAAATTTTACAAAAAACAAAACCGGGGCGGTTCCGGCGTTAAAACCGCTAAAGTTACCCCTAAGACCGGAAAAATCGTTTCGGCGTTCATTATAGGACCAGACACTAAGGAAATGATTGCCATTTCAAAAAAAGGCGTAGTAATCCGCCTTGATCTTGAGTCAATTTCAACCGTTTCACGTGTAACCCAAGGCGTCCGTATAATGAGAGTTGAAGCGGGAGATAAAGTAGTTTCAGCAACGTTGTTGTAGCGACTTTACCATAGGAACTATTCTGCAGTGATCATATAGTGTATTTCAAAAGTTACAACTTAAGAACCGATCGGAAATTAAGTTGTTAAAAATTTAAATTATGTCAAAACCTATAAAAGTTAAAAAGACATTAAAATAATTGAGGGCCCTCGCATTGCGCGGGGGCCCTTATATTTATTTCACCTGAGTCGCTTCTGGCAGCAACCCAGATCCCCCATCCATCCGCACGACGTGCGGAGATGGGCGATCCTACTGCTGCTCGTCACCCTGGGAGGAGACTCCATGGTGATGAACGGCACCGGCTCGACTGCCGCCGGCTTCCGTGGAGGAAGAGCGACGAGCTTGACGCTCACCAGCCGGCGCGGCCTCTCCTTCCTGGGCAGTGCCCAAGAATGGTGGCCGTTCGAAACTGCGTCCGCGGCCACACCAGCGAAGGTTGCGCCGTGCGCAACCTCCTCGAGGATTTCGCGGCGCTCCTTGCCCTGACGGTTGTAACCGCAGAGCAACTTGAACGGATCGGAACTATCGAGATTAAGGATAGACCCACGACGCGTGATGCCGCGTGAGGCCTTACTCCCGATGAGTTTCGCATCTCCTCGCCGCCGCCGTCTCGTGTCCAGGCGGCGGTTGTTGCCGTCGTCGTAGGTGTTCCTGAACCGCCCAAATTGCATCTTCGCCTCCTCCTTCTTCTTTATTTAAAAAAACAGGGGGGGGTCGAACCGCCCCCCTCGGATCCTAGACGACGACGCGCTTCGCGCTCGACGCGTGGAGCTCGTCGAGCGCCGCCTGGGTGAGGTTCTTGCGGACCCACATGTGGGCTCCGCAGAAGAGCGGCCGCACGCCCGGACGGCGCGCCTTCGTCGCGCGCTCGCCGCCGTTGCCCCGCTTCTGACGGCGGGGGTTGTCGCAATCGGCGACGCGGCACGACGCCTTGAAATGCGCGAGCCACTCTTCGCGAGGTGGAATGACGGCCACGATTTCGTAGCCCATGGTCCTCTCTCCTTTTGCCCCGCAACTGCAGGGCTTGTAAGAGTTTCGTGAAAGAACGGTTAACTATGCTTAATTATTATAATCTATATTCAACAATTTGTCAATACCGCGCCCAATGTGCTAAAATAGGCAACATATATGACTAAAGAAAGTTTAAATATCCCAAAAGAAGTTAGAGAAACAATAAAGGCGCTAAATGACGCGGGGTTTGAGGCGTATGCCGTTGGCGGGTGCGTGCGCGATTTTATTTTGGGCCGGGAACCGAACGATTGGGATATAACCACCAACGCTAAACCGGATGAAATCCAGAAAATATTTAAAAACAGCGTTTACGAAAATGATTTTGGCACGGTAGCGATAAACACAGAAAGCCAAAACGAACGGCTTAAAATAATAGAAATTACCACTTACCGGATAGAAGAAAAATACACCGACAAAAGACACCCCGATGCCGTTAAATTCACGACAAAGCTTGAAGACGATTTGGCAAGGCGCGATTTTACCGTAAACGCCATCGCTTACGACGGAAAAAAATTTATTGATCCTTTCGGCGGACAAAAAGACATCGCCTCTAAAATTATCAGAACCGTTGGCAACCCGAAAGAAAGATTTAATGAAGATGCCTTGCGCCTGATGCGCGCCATCCGCTTCGCCGTCCAGCTGAATTTTAAAATTGATAAAAAAACCGTAGAAGGTATTGGGGAAAATTCCGGCGATATCGTGGCCATATCCAAAGAGCGCATCCGCGACGAAGTAATAAAAATCATAAAAACAGAAAACGCCATGGCCGGCATTGAGATGTTAAGCGAATTCGGGCTTTTGAAACACATCATGCCAGAAATGGAAGAAGGGATTAATGTGGGTCAAAACAAACATCATATTTATACCGTCTGGGAACATAATTTAAGAGCTTTAGATTGGGCAGCAAAAAATGATTATAAAATGGAAGTTAGAATGGCTTCCCTGCTTCACGATGTCGGAAAGCCCAGAGCCAAACAGGGAGACGGGCCCGATTCCACTTTTTATAATCATGAAGTAGTCGGCGCTAAAATGACCGCTCAAATTTTGGAACGGTTAAAGTTCCCTAAAAAATTCGTTGAAAAAGTAACGCTTTTGGTACGCTATCACTTATTTTACTATAATGTTGAAGAAGTCAGCGAAAGCTCGGTGCGCCGGCTGGTAAAAAACGTCGGTCCGGAAAACATGGACGATCTTTTGGAAGTAAGAATGGCCGATAGAAAAGGTTCGGGCGTCCCCAAAGCCGAGCCATATAAGTTGCGCCACCTCCGCGCTATTATTGAAAAAGTATCGCGCGACCCGATTTCTGTAAAAATGCTTAAAATCAACGGAAATGATTTAATGAAAGAGTTGAAAATGGAACCGGGGCCGCGCTTGGGCTATATACTAAATATCCTTCTTGACGAAGTTTTAGACAACCCGAATAAAAACACAAAGGAGCATCTTTTAGAGAACGCTAAAAAATTAAATAAAGAACCGCTTGAAAAACTGGAAAAATTATTTAAAATGGCTCAAGCTAAAACACAGGAAGCGGCGGAAGAAGAATTTAAGGGAATTAAGGAGAAATATTACGTAAAATGAAACATCAAGAAAAATTAGGAAGGCCGGTCATTGAAGACCCGGAAAATGGGAAGGATAAAGAATTGGGCCAGCCGGTAATTGAAGAGGAATTTGAAAAGGAGTCGGTTGAAGCAACACTTGCCGTGGTTAGAGAAGCGCTTGAGGAATTTTACAGCCGCCGGTCAAGTCGCGAAGATCAAACTGCTCTCTTTTTGCAAACCATGCGTGATCCGACGGAGCCCCTTACGATATCTGTGGAAGAAATAAAAAAAGAAGATGGCGACGTAACTATTCCGCTTGCCATATTAGAAGCGGTAAGAGGCGAGATACAGTACGAATACGATGCCTTGAACTCGTTTGAGCTTGACGCGGAAAACCGGAGCGAAAATGAAAAAATTGAAACGCTGCGCCGAGATGACTTTGAAAAAGAACTGCATTATCAGGAAGCCAGCGACGTTCTTTTTTCACATGCCGATTATGAAAGGCCGACCCACGACGATCTTTTGAAATACCTTAGCAAAATAAAAGGATATATTAGGAAACTTGCAAAAGAAGAAGAGGAAAAATATAAAGGCGCGGGAGAGAGCGAGAGCAAGAACAGGATTCTTCGTTCACGGCTTTTAACCGATGTCCCGGCAATCGAGAGGTATGAAACCGGACGGCATACAACCCGCGACTATCGGGAAATTATGGATGCAATCGATGCTAATCTTTTGGGTTATCGGGACCAAATAGGCGCCGCACTTCTTCAGTATGCGAACGATCCGCAAGAAATGTTTGTAAGCTATATAAAACAGAGTCTTAAAGAAACCAGAAGGCTAGAACTTATTCTTTCACAGCTTGAAGGCGAGCGAAACGAACGTGTCGCCAAAAAACAGCCATAATTTTATCGGGGCATAGTATACCGGCAGTACGCAGAAGAAAAATTTTATTATTTCTATAATCGG
This Parcubacteria group bacterium DNA region includes the following protein-coding sequences:
- the gyrA gene encoding DNA gyrase subunit A, whose translation is MTKKIITNSKETPKNERDSQNLNLSAKGGGETGYVKPREIVREMEDSYLEYAMSVIISRALPDVRDGLKPVHRRILYAMHDLGLTHQAKFRKSALVVGEVLGKYHPHGDISVYDALTRLAQDFSLRYPLVNGQGNFGSIDADAPAAMRYTEARLTSLAEEMLKDIDKNTVDFIDNYDATRKEPKVLPAAVPQLLLNGTVGIAVGMATNIPPHNLGEIIDATCQLIKHPKSSVEDLLEFVKGPDFPTGGIIYSKKDIAAAYATGRGPIIARGVAEAVEDKKGRAQIIITEIPYQVNKSTLLEKIAELVSEKKIDGIRDLRDESDREGMRIVIELKSDAAPQKILNNLYKHTDLQKTFHLNMLALVDEIQPQVLSLKAVLEYYLKHREEVVVRRVKYDLVKAQERAHILEGLKKALDSIDEVIKVIKKSQDRSEALKNLINRFKLTEIQGSAILEMKLATLANLERKKIEDELIEKVKLIKELTLILKSREKILEIIYQELQAIKEKYNDQRKTKVMASSLGEFREEDLVPLEEAVVVLTESGYIKRMNPSLVRSQHRGGKGMTGMSTKEEDAVTHFVSAKTHDNVLFFTNTGRVFQTKVWEIPEASRQSRGKAAVNFLALSGDERVNAILTYNEKQLKEKGTEKFLVMATKSGLVKKTPIADFGSVRHSGLIAIKLKKGDSLKWVKGSSGEDQIIFVTMLGQAIRFSEKDARPLGRATAGMHGIRLHQGDEVVSMDVITASAAKDQNTKFLVIMENGFGKKTFIKFYKKQNRGGSGVKTAKVTPKTGKIVSAFIIGPDTKEMIAISKKGVVIRLDLESISTVSRVTQGVRIMRVEAGDKVVSATLL
- a CDS encoding HD domain-containing protein, whose amino-acid sequence is MTKESLNIPKEVRETIKALNDAGFEAYAVGGCVRDFILGREPNDWDITTNAKPDEIQKIFKNSVYENDFGTVAINTESQNERLKIIEITTYRIEEKYTDKRHPDAVKFTTKLEDDLARRDFTVNAIAYDGKKFIDPFGGQKDIASKIIRTVGNPKERFNEDALRLMRAIRFAVQLNFKIDKKTVEGIGENSGDIVAISKERIRDEVIKIIKTENAMAGIEMLSEFGLLKHIMPEMEEGINVGQNKHHIYTVWEHNLRALDWAAKNDYKMEVRMASLLHDVGKPRAKQGDGPDSTFYNHEVVGAKMTAQILERLKFPKKFVEKVTLLVRYHLFYYNVEEVSESSVRRLVKNVGPENMDDLLEVRMADRKGSGVPKAEPYKLRHLRAIIEKVSRDPISVKMLKINGNDLMKELKMEPGPRLGYILNILLDEVLDNPNKNTKEHLLENAKKLNKEPLEKLEKLFKMAQAKTQEAAEEEFKGIKEKYYVK